One genomic region from Nocardia vinacea encodes:
- a CDS encoding Mur ligase family protein, which translates to MADITVRGRLALRAAAAASWASQKAGRGKGSMIGGLIALQIDKTIMDQLGRGRRTVLVTGTNGKSTTTRMTTAALSTIGKVATQADGANMDAGIVAALSAHRGTPLAAIEVDELHLPHVTDSLNPSVVVLLNLSRDQLDRVGEINMIERKLRAGLARHPQTVVIANCDDVLVTSIAYDHPNVVWVGAGSGWSMDATSCPRSGEPIAWEGAHWRSTGTDFERPEPNWWLDGDELIGPDGVRLPLKLALPGRANKGNAAQAVAAAVALGADPAAAAAAAGTVREIAGRYRTVQVGEHAARLLLAKNPAGWQEALSMIEPDSAGLVIAVNGQVPDGEDLSWLWDVRFEHFEGVQVVAAGERATDLAVRLTYAGVEHTMVPDPLRAIASCPAGRVEVLANYTAFRDLNRDLEEQN; encoded by the coding sequence GTGGCAGACATAACGGTGCGCGGGCGACTCGCGCTGCGGGCGGCGGCGGCAGCGTCGTGGGCCTCGCAGAAGGCGGGCCGCGGCAAGGGGTCGATGATCGGCGGGCTGATCGCCCTGCAGATCGATAAGACGATCATGGATCAGCTGGGCCGCGGGCGGCGCACCGTGCTGGTGACCGGCACCAATGGCAAGTCGACCACCACCAGGATGACGACCGCCGCACTGAGCACCATCGGCAAGGTCGCCACGCAGGCCGATGGCGCGAATATGGACGCGGGCATCGTGGCCGCGCTGAGCGCGCACCGCGGGACGCCGCTGGCCGCGATCGAGGTGGATGAACTGCATCTGCCGCACGTCACCGATTCGCTGAATCCGTCCGTGGTCGTCCTGCTGAATCTCAGCCGCGATCAGCTGGATCGGGTCGGCGAGATCAACATGATCGAGCGCAAACTGCGCGCCGGACTGGCACGGCATCCGCAGACCGTGGTGATCGCCAACTGCGACGACGTGTTGGTGACCTCCATCGCCTACGACCACCCGAATGTGGTGTGGGTCGGGGCGGGCAGCGGTTGGTCGATGGATGCGACGAGTTGTCCGCGCAGCGGTGAGCCGATCGCCTGGGAGGGTGCGCATTGGCGCAGCACCGGCACGGATTTCGAACGGCCCGAACCGAATTGGTGGCTGGACGGCGATGAGCTCATCGGACCCGACGGTGTCCGGCTGCCGCTGAAATTGGCGCTGCCCGGACGGGCCAATAAGGGCAATGCCGCGCAGGCGGTCGCCGCAGCGGTCGCACTCGGTGCGGATCCGGCGGCGGCGGCGGCCGCCGCGGGTACGGTGCGCGAGATCGCGGGTCGCTATCGGACGGTGCAGGTCGGCGAGCACGCCGCCCGGCTGCTGCTGGCGAAGAATCCGGCGGGCTGGCAGGAGGCGCTGTCGATGATCGAGCCCGATTCGGCCGGTCTGGTGATCGCGGTGAATGGGCAGGTACCCGATGGCGAGGATCTGTCCTGGCTGTGGGATGTGCGGTTCGAGCATTTCGAGGGCGTCCAGGTGGTGGCCGCCGGTGAGCGCGCCACCGATCTCGCGGTGCGCCTGACCTATGCCGGAGTCGAACACACTATGGTGCCGGATCCGTTGCGCGCCATCGCATCCTGTCCGGCGGGACGGGTCGAGGTGCTGGCCAACTACACCGCGTTCCGCGATCTCAACCGCGATCTGGAGGAGCAGAACTGA
- a CDS encoding type 1 glutamine amidotransferase, with protein MSGGGRVTGGRESTVRIGLVLPDVMGTYGDGGNALVLRQRLRMRGHDAEIVEITLSDPVPESLDIYTLGGAEDSAQRLATRHLQRYPGLQQAAAKGAPVLAICAAIQVLGHWYETSTGERVDGVGLIDVTTSPQAKRAIGEVTTTPLLPGLTAALTGFENHRGGTKLGGDATGLAHVTRGVGNGVGDGLEGVVQGSTIGTYMHGPALARNPELADLLLSRVLGVDELPPLHLPEVDQLRRERLRA; from the coding sequence ATGAGCGGTGGTGGCCGGGTGACGGGCGGGCGCGAGTCAACCGTGCGAATCGGGCTGGTACTGCCCGATGTAATGGGCACCTACGGCGACGGCGGCAATGCACTGGTACTGCGGCAACGACTGCGCATGCGCGGCCATGACGCGGAGATCGTCGAAATCACCCTGTCCGACCCGGTTCCCGAGTCGCTCGACATCTATACCCTTGGCGGAGCGGAGGATTCGGCGCAGCGCCTGGCCACCCGGCATCTGCAGCGCTATCCCGGCCTGCAGCAGGCCGCCGCGAAAGGCGCTCCGGTACTTGCCATCTGCGCGGCCATCCAGGTGCTCGGGCACTGGTACGAGACGTCCACCGGCGAGCGCGTCGACGGCGTCGGCCTCATCGATGTCACCACCTCCCCGCAGGCCAAGCGCGCCATCGGCGAGGTGACGACCACCCCGCTGCTCCCCGGCCTCACCGCCGCCCTCACCGGCTTCGAAAACCACCGTGGTGGAACCAAACTCGGCGGTGACGCCACCGGGCTCGCGCATGTCACCCGCGGCGTCGGCAACGGTGTCGGCGACGGCCTCGAGGGCGTTGTCCAGGGCTCCACCATCGGCACCTACATGCACGGACCCGCCCTGGCCCGCAATCCCGAACTCGCCGACCTGCTCCTGTCCCGCGTCCTCGGCGTGGACGAACTCCCACCCCTGCACCTCCCCGAGGTCGACCAACTCCGCCGCGAGCGCCTGCGCGCCTGA
- a CDS encoding DUF2637 domain-containing protein has product MSRLRAWRPRPLHASAIVTGVVALTSFEMSFDALHDLAVRNLVAPPLAANVPIAIDGLVVGSIIATATFRRGSSGWWYATALFVFWTLVSVAGNIEYAREIGGSPVSLALYAGMPMTMLFAVHLTLMLFGRRREHARTTNHVPVPQQNQAPASHDDHASAPQDDHVPASQDDHVPASQDDHAPAPQQDRAPAPQEDWVSAEQDDWDLAALEEDWDSAAEEDRNSAPPPERVVPTRIPAILENTDPLLVAPKAVLPNALPRTGATPRITPTFVTTGPNGQTKINPF; this is encoded by the coding sequence GTGAGCCGCCTACGGGCGTGGCGGCCGCGGCCGTTGCATGCTTCGGCGATCGTCACCGGCGTCGTCGCACTCACGTCATTCGAAATGTCGTTCGACGCATTGCACGACCTGGCGGTGCGAAACCTGGTGGCACCCCCGCTCGCCGCGAATGTGCCGATCGCCATCGATGGCCTGGTCGTCGGTTCGATCATCGCCACCGCCACCTTCCGGAGAGGAAGTTCGGGCTGGTGGTACGCCACGGCATTATTCGTCTTCTGGACCCTGGTATCGGTGGCCGGAAATATCGAGTACGCGCGCGAAATCGGGGGTAGCCCCGTGTCTTTGGCACTGTACGCGGGCATGCCGATGACGATGCTGTTCGCGGTGCATCTCACCCTGATGCTGTTCGGGCGACGACGCGAGCATGCACGCACCACGAATCACGTCCCAGTGCCGCAGCAGAATCAAGCCCCGGCATCGCATGACGATCACGCCTCAGCACCGCAGGACGATCACGTCCCAGCATCGCAGGACGATCACGTTCCCGCATCGCAGGACGATCACGCCCCAGCACCGCAACAGGATCGCGCCCCAGCGCCGCAAGAGGATTGGGTTTCAGCAGAACAGGACGATTGGGACCTGGCAGCGCTGGAAGAGGACTGGGACTCGGCAGCGGAGGAGGATCGGAACTCGGCACCGCCGCCCGAGCGTGTCGTGCCGACACGGATTCCCGCGATCCTGGAGAATACCGATCCGCTGCTCGTCGCTCCGAAAGCAGTGCTGCCCAACGCACTGCCCAGGACCGGTGCCACGCCGCGGATCACCCCGACGTTCGTGACCACCGGTCCGAACGGCCAGACAAAGATCAACCCTTTCTGA
- a CDS encoding zinc-binding metallopeptidase family protein, whose protein sequence is MRDFTCPNCGQQLAFENSVCLSCSSPLGFSLTDRALVVLGDPPGDAAVDRSKGVVDRYRFRLCDNLHVAECNWLVPVPGTAVSAGAIVPPPTGTSEDAWQITVSASPADGNAGPRLCESCRLTRTRPNDLDAAGLQAFAEAEAAKRRLLMELVELGLPIVGRDRNPQTGLAFDLLSSATDRVVTGHKNGVITVDLAEANDPHREQLRIEMDEPYRTLLGHFRHEIGHYYFSVLVADDNAAQRFRNLFGDPDADYQAALDRRYSEGAPAGWETDFVSSYATMHAAEDWAETFAHYLHIRDTLDTAAAFGFAPAGATLDRPQVGRAGFDRIIDLWLPLAWSLNMVNRSMGHDDLYPFVLPDPVLEKMRLVHDLCTTPDPR, encoded by the coding sequence ATGCGCGATTTCACCTGTCCGAACTGCGGACAACAGTTGGCCTTCGAGAATTCGGTGTGCCTGTCCTGTTCCAGCCCACTGGGTTTCAGTCTCACCGATCGCGCGCTGGTGGTGCTCGGCGATCCGCCGGGCGATGCGGCGGTGGATCGGTCGAAGGGCGTCGTCGATCGCTACCGGTTCCGGCTCTGCGACAACTTGCATGTGGCGGAATGCAATTGGTTGGTGCCGGTGCCGGGCACCGCGGTATCGGCCGGTGCGATCGTGCCGCCTCCCACGGGTACGTCGGAGGATGCCTGGCAGATCACGGTTTCGGCGTCGCCCGCGGATGGCAATGCGGGACCGCGACTTTGCGAATCCTGCCGCCTGACCCGCACCCGCCCCAACGATCTCGACGCCGCGGGCCTGCAGGCCTTCGCCGAGGCCGAGGCCGCCAAGCGCCGACTGCTCATGGAACTGGTCGAACTCGGCCTGCCGATCGTCGGCCGCGACCGGAACCCGCAAACCGGCCTGGCCTTCGACCTGCTCTCCAGCGCCACCGACCGGGTCGTCACCGGCCACAAGAACGGTGTGATCACCGTGGATCTGGCCGAGGCCAACGACCCGCATCGCGAACAATTGCGCATCGAGATGGATGAGCCGTACCGCACCCTGCTCGGCCATTTCCGCCACGAAATCGGCCACTACTACTTCTCGGTGCTCGTCGCCGATGACAATGCCGCGCAACGCTTCCGGAACCTGTTCGGTGATCCGGACGCCGATTACCAAGCGGCGCTGGACCGCCGCTACTCCGAGGGCGCCCCCGCGGGCTGGGAAACCGACTTTGTCTCCTCCTACGCCACCATGCACGCCGCCGAGGACTGGGCCGAAACCTTCGCGCACTACCTGCACATCCGCGACACCCTCGACACCGCCGCCGCCTTCGGCTTCGCCCCCGCCGGCGCGACCCTCGACCGTCCCCAAGTCGGCCGCGCCGGGTTCGACCGCATTATCGACCTCTGGCTTCCCCTCGCCTGGTCGCTCAATATGGTCAACCGCTCAATGGGTCACGACGACCTCTATCCCTTCGTCCTGCCCGACCCGGTGCTCGAAAAAATGCGCCTGGTGCACGACCTCTGCACCACCCCAGACCCGCGCTGA
- a CDS encoding transglutaminase family protein, producing MIARNAAARCYRVEHRTTYKYSDEVTSSYGRVYLTPREFPGQRLLSHEIHIDPTPSDRSIGTDVYGNTTSYFHVTAEHTKLVVTGESVVEVDTPDATAVSATGKPWEQARPSTTNGPLAVEFTLDLHPPEITPEVTAYAAESLTPGRPLLEAVTELNTRIHDDFIYKSGSTTVSTKVADVFAARAGVCQDFARIGAACLRSHGLASHYVSGYLATDPPPGKERMVGADATHAWSAVWVPGDTAHDRTGHWIGFDPTNDQFADERYVTVAWGRDYADVPPLRGIIYTDAKESTITVSVDVAPVEV from the coding sequence ATGATCGCGCGCAACGCCGCCGCCCGGTGCTATCGGGTCGAGCATCGCACCACCTACAAATATTCCGACGAGGTCACCAGCTCCTATGGGCGCGTCTATCTCACGCCGCGGGAGTTTCCCGGACAGCGCCTGCTCTCGCATGAGATCCATATCGATCCGACGCCATCGGACCGCTCGATCGGCACCGACGTGTACGGCAATACCACCTCGTATTTCCATGTCACGGCGGAACATACGAAGCTCGTGGTAACCGGGGAATCCGTGGTCGAGGTCGATACACCCGATGCGACTGCGGTGAGTGCGACCGGCAAACCATGGGAGCAGGCCCGTCCGTCTACCACCAATGGCCCACTGGCGGTGGAATTCACCCTCGACCTGCATCCACCCGAGATCACCCCCGAGGTCACCGCATATGCCGCCGAATCCTTGACACCCGGCAGGCCGCTGCTGGAAGCGGTGACCGAACTCAACACCCGCATCCACGACGACTTCATCTACAAATCCGGCTCGACGACGGTATCCACCAAGGTCGCCGACGTCTTCGCCGCACGCGCGGGCGTCTGCCAGGACTTCGCCAGGATCGGCGCGGCCTGCCTGCGCTCACACGGACTGGCCTCTCACTATGTATCCGGTTATCTGGCAACCGATCCGCCGCCGGGTAAGGAGCGCATGGTCGGTGCGGACGCGACCCACGCCTGGTCCGCGGTATGGGTCCCCGGCGATACCGCACACGACCGGACCGGTCACTGGATCGGCTTCGACCCCACCAACGACCAATTCGCCGACGAACGGTACGTGACTGTCGCTTGGGGTCGCGATTACGCCGATGTACCCCCGCTGCGTGGCATCATCTACACCGACGCCAAGGAGAGCACGATCACCGTATCCGTCGACGTGGCGCCGGTAGAGGTGTAG
- a CDS encoding circularly permuted type 2 ATP-grasp protein has protein sequence MRDEARGSGAREPETTPLNAGRLSIREQVAEQFARYRAEGADTAGYDECGRPMGGYYDELVDPAGGVRRMWSELSADFVELGTTGLGRLDSRVRRLIDDDGIYYTEVGAAGEPPMPTAWRLDPIPLLISADDWTRLEAGLVQRSRVLDEVLTDIYGARRTITTGLLPPEVVFGNRGYVRAAHGITIPGRHQLFLHACDLSRWSDGQFRVIADWAQAPSGAGYALADRRVVSTAIPEAFEHSNPRPLTPFARAMRLMLIESAPMADDDDPVVVVLSPGVHSETAFDQAYLASTLGFPLVESADLVVRDGALWMRSLGMLKRVDVVLRRVDAEFSDPLDLRPDSRLGVVGLVEVLRRGAVTVVNTIGSGLLENPALAGFLPRISRALLGEELALESAPTYWGGNDSERSHLIANLDRLIICSAVDGATLFGPELSNAERAELATRIEDSGWQWVGQEPAQFSVAPAVQGYGGLASAPVGMRLFSLARRGGYTAMEGGLGQLRQRLQPERVVIKVAAKDIWVRAAPAAVAAVSTEPAQEERERRAPTIEPVSSPRVLNDLFWMGRYSERAEAVVRLLIATHECYQDYRYRPWLQGADALPALMAALARTTGTLAPLSVLPDGVHGVEVVEKVAAEPSATGASGAATEPGSTGAEPRSSASRSQTQSQAAGPGPRAAASSGPAGAEPPASQAVGQGPQSAGAPSGSGEPRSDATSSAQPPSSAGSGPRAVASGSAGSQPPGSQKQSQSPGRGPGARGAASGSDEPASSQSQSVGQGASATGAASGSIDPSKPVAAITARTMEPGVGREGHDYLVALTVDRDMPGSMAFAINRYGSAARAVRDRLSADTWMILGAVDRTLVEYRFTGDDQESALSAVHSLSLAALLSLSGIGAESLVRDTGWYVMDIGKRIERGLSLTALLGAALTTVYPPEAERVVTETVLKATESSVSYRRRHRDSVRVSAVAGLLLFDAGNPRSLAYQLDQLDADFQALPGASGSSRPQRLLADAQRMLRRVDPADLDITDAEGRRTELAELLEGVHLRLRKIAESFETTKLALPVGIQPLWGSTRVVG, from the coding sequence ATGCGCGACGAAGCGCGAGGCTCGGGTGCTCGGGAACCCGAGACGACGCCGCTGAATGCCGGGCGGCTGAGTATCCGCGAGCAGGTCGCGGAACAGTTCGCCAGATATCGCGCCGAGGGCGCGGATACCGCGGGCTACGACGAATGCGGTCGGCCGATGGGCGGGTATTACGACGAGCTGGTCGATCCCGCGGGTGGTGTGCGGCGCATGTGGTCGGAGCTGTCCGCCGATTTCGTGGAATTGGGCACGACCGGGCTCGGGCGGCTGGACAGCCGGGTGCGCAGGCTCATCGATGACGACGGCATCTACTACACCGAGGTGGGCGCGGCGGGCGAACCGCCCATGCCGACTGCCTGGCGGCTGGATCCGATTCCGCTGCTGATCTCCGCCGACGACTGGACCCGGCTGGAAGCCGGGCTGGTGCAGCGCTCGCGGGTGCTCGACGAGGTGCTCACCGATATCTACGGCGCGCGCCGCACCATCACCACCGGTCTGCTGCCGCCGGAGGTGGTGTTCGGCAATCGCGGATATGTGCGGGCCGCGCACGGCATCACGATTCCCGGGCGACATCAATTATTCCTGCACGCCTGCGATCTCAGCCGGTGGAGCGACGGACAGTTCCGCGTGATCGCCGACTGGGCCCAGGCGCCATCCGGTGCGGGGTACGCGCTGGCGGATCGGCGGGTGGTCTCGACGGCGATTCCCGAGGCCTTCGAACATTCCAATCCGCGTCCGCTCACGCCGTTCGCGCGGGCAATGCGGTTGATGTTGATCGAATCCGCGCCGATGGCCGATGACGATGATCCGGTCGTCGTAGTGCTCAGTCCCGGTGTGCATTCCGAAACCGCTTTCGACCAGGCCTATCTCGCCTCGACGCTGGGTTTTCCGCTGGTGGAGAGTGCGGATCTGGTGGTGCGTGACGGTGCGCTGTGGATGCGTTCGCTCGGCATGTTGAAGCGGGTCGATGTGGTGCTGCGCCGGGTGGACGCCGAATTCTCCGATCCGCTTGATCTGCGGCCGGATTCGCGGCTCGGAGTGGTCGGGCTGGTGGAGGTACTGCGGCGCGGCGCGGTGACCGTGGTGAATACGATCGGCAGCGGGCTGCTGGAGAATCCTGCGCTGGCCGGATTCCTGCCGCGGATCTCGCGGGCGCTGCTCGGAGAGGAGTTGGCGCTCGAGAGTGCGCCGACGTATTGGGGTGGCAATGACAGCGAACGGTCGCATCTGATCGCGAATCTGGATCGGCTGATCATTTGTTCGGCGGTCGACGGTGCGACGCTGTTCGGTCCGGAACTGTCCAATGCGGAACGCGCGGAACTCGCCACTCGGATCGAGGACAGCGGCTGGCAGTGGGTCGGGCAGGAGCCCGCACAGTTCTCGGTCGCGCCCGCGGTGCAGGGTTACGGCGGACTCGCCTCGGCACCGGTCGGTATGCGGTTGTTCTCGCTCGCCCGACGCGGCGGCTATACCGCAATGGAAGGCGGCCTCGGCCAACTACGTCAACGCCTGCAACCCGAGCGAGTAGTCATAAAGGTTGCCGCCAAAGACATTTGGGTCCGCGCCGCCCCGGCCGCCGTCGCTGCCGTCAGCACCGAACCCGCCCAGGAGGAACGCGAACGCCGCGCCCCGACAATCGAACCGGTCAGCTCCCCCCGCGTACTCAACGACCTCTTCTGGATGGGCCGCTATAGCGAACGCGCCGAAGCCGTTGTGCGGCTGCTCATCGCAACGCACGAGTGCTATCAGGACTACCGCTACCGCCCATGGCTGCAAGGCGCCGACGCGCTGCCCGCGCTCATGGCCGCACTGGCCCGTACCACCGGAACGCTGGCTCCACTCAGTGTGCTGCCTGATGGTGTACATGGTGTCGAGGTAGTGGAGAAGGTGGCCGCTGAGCCGAGTGCGACTGGGGCGAGCGGCGCTGCCACCGAGCCGGGATCGACTGGGGCGGAGCCGCGCTCGTCAGCTTCGCGATCGCAAACGCAGTCGCAGGCGGCAGGACCCGGTCCGCGTGCGGCAGCGTCATCGGGTCCGGCCGGAGCGGAACCGCCTGCGTCGCAGGCGGTTGGCCAGGGGCCTCAGTCGGCGGGGGCGCCGTCTGGTTCCGGCGAGCCCCGGTCGGATGCGACTTCCAGCGCGCAGCCGCCATCTTCGGCAGGGTCCGGTCCGCGTGCAGTCGCATCAGGTTCGGCCGGATCGCAACCGCCCGGATCGCAAAAGCAGTCGCAGTCGCCCGGGCGAGGACCAGGTGCCAGGGGAGCGGCTTCGGGCTCCGATGAGCCGGCATCGTCGCAGTCGCAATCGGTCGGGCAAGGGGCGAGTGCCACGGGAGCGGCATCGGGCTCCATTGACCCCTCGAAGCCGGTTGCGGCGATTACCGCGCGGACGATGGAGCCTGGGGTGGGGCGGGAGGGGCATGACTATTTGGTGGCGTTGACTGTTGATCGGGATATGCCGGGGTCGATGGCGTTTGCGATCAATCGGTACGGGTCGGCGGCGCGGGCGGTGCGCGATCGGCTGTCGGCGGATACCTGGATGATTCTGGGTGCGGTGGATCGGACACTGGTGGAATATCGGTTCACCGGTGACGATCAGGAATCGGCGTTGTCAGCGGTGCATTCGCTGTCGTTGGCGGCGCTGCTTTCGCTGTCCGGTATCGGTGCCGAATCGCTGGTGCGCGATACCGGTTGGTACGTCATGGATATCGGCAAGCGCATCGAACGGGGGCTGTCGTTGACCGCATTGCTCGGGGCCGCACTGACGACGGTCTATCCGCCGGAAGCCGAGCGGGTGGTCACCGAAACGGTGCTGAAGGCGACCGAATCGTCGGTGAGTTACCGTCGGCGGCACCGGGATTCGGTGCGGGTATCGGCGGTGGCCGGACTGCTGCTTTTCGATGCCGGGAATCCGCGGTCGCTGGCCTATCAGCTGGATCAGCTCGATGCCGACTTCCAGGCGCTGCCTGGTGCTTCGGGATCCTCACGCCCGCAACGACTGCTGGCCGATGCCCAGCGCATGCTGCGCCGGGTGGATCCAGCCGATCTGGATATCACCGATGCCGAGGGCCGACGTACCGAACTGGCCGAGTTGCTGGAGGGCGTGCACTTGCGGTTGCGCAAGATAGCCGAATCGTTCGAGACCACGAAACTGGCGCTGCCGGTCGGCATCCAGCCGCTGTGGGGTAGCACGAGGGTCGTTGGATGA